Part of the Micromonospora rhizosphaerae genome is shown below.
CGCCTTTCGACGGATGGTGCTCCTTAGAAAGGAGGTGATCCAGCCGCACCTTCCGGTACGGCTACCTTGTTACGACTTCGTCCCAATCGCCAGCCCCACCTTCGACGGCTCCCTCCCCGAGGGGTTGGGCCACCGGCTTCGGGTGTTGCCGACTTTCGTGACGTGACGGGCGGTGTGTACAAGGCCCGGGAACGTATTCACCGCAGCGTTGCTGATCTGCGATTACTAGCGACTCCGACTTCACGGGGTCGAGTTGCAGACCCCGATCCGAACTGAGACCGGCTTTTTGGGATTCGCTCCACCTCACGGTATCGCAGCCCATTGTACCGGCCATTGTAGCATGCGTGAAGCCCTGGACATAAGGGGCATGATGACTTGACGTCATCCCCACCTTCCTCCGAGTTGACCCCGGCAGTCTCCGATGAGTCCCCGCCATTACGCGCTGGCAACATCGGACGAGGGTTGCGCTCGTTGCGGGACTTAACCCAACATCTCACGACACGAGCTGACGACAGCCATGCACCACCTGTCACCGGCCCCGAAGGACCCCCCATCTCTGAGGGATTTCCGGTGATGTCAAACCCAGGTAAGGTTCTTCGCGTTGCATCGAATTAATCCGCATGCTCCGCCGCTTGTGCGGGCCCCCGTCAATTCCTTTGAGTTTTAGCCTTGCGGCCGTACTCCCCAGGCGGGGCGCTTAATGCGTTAGCTGCGGCACAGGGAACCGGAGAGGCCCCCCACACCTAGCGCCCAACGTTTACAGCGTGGACTACCAGGGTATCTAATCCTGTTCGCTCCCCACGCTTTCGCTCCTCAGCGTCAGTATCGGCCCAGAGACCCGCCTTCGCCACCGGTGTTCCTCCTGATATCTGCGCATTTCACCGCTACACCAGGAATTCCAGTCTCCCCTACCGAACTCTAGCCTGCCCGTATCGACTGCAGGCCCGCAGTTGAGCTGCGGGTTTTCACAGTCGACGCGACAAGCCGCCTACGAGCTCTTTACGCCCAATAAATCCGGACAACGCTCGCGCCCTACGTCTTACCGCGGCTGCTGGCACGTAGTTGGCCGGCGCTTCTTCTGCAGGTACCGTCACTTACGCTTCGTCCCTGCTGAAAGAGGTTTACAACCCGAAGGCCGTCATCCCTCACGCGGCGTCGCTGCATCAGGCTTGCGCCCATTGTGCAATATTCCCCACTGCTGCCTCCCGTAGGAGTCTGGGCCGTGTCTCAGTCCCAGTGTGGCCGGTCGCCCTCTCAGGCCGGCTACCCGTCGTCGCCTTGGTAGGCCATCACCCCACCAACAAGCTGATAGGCCGCGAGCCCATCCCAGGCCGAAAAACTTTCCACCCGGCGCCATGCGGCACCAGGTCTTATCCGGTATTAGCCCCGGTTTCCCGGGGTTATCCCAAAGCCTAGGGCAGGTTGCTCACGTGTTACTCACCCGTTCGCCGCTCGAGTACCCCGAAGGGCCTTTCCGCTCGACTTGCATGTGTTAAGCACGCCGCCAGCGTTCGTCCTGAGCCAGGATCAAACTCTCCAACAAAAATCAGAGAAAATCCTGACAACAAAAGTGTTGCCAAAGGAATCCCAAACCAACAGACCCAAAGACCTGCCAGAACGGGGCATCAAACAATTTGGCACTGGCTTATCAAGCACCCTGTTGAGTTCTCAAAGAACAACCACACACCATCCGGAAACCCCCCAAAAAGGGGCCCCATCCGGGGCATTTCGTTCAACCGCGCCCGCCGCTCCCGCGCCGGGGCACTTTTACTACGTTACCTCGCCGTTTCCACCGTGTCAAACCGGTCTGTCCCGGTCCGTCGTGCTTCAGACGGCTTGGCGCCCGCTGAACCCGCGCAGCAGAATCCGCTGCGCTTGATCATCGGATTTGGCAGGCCGGCCGTCGCGGTGTCCCGCGAGCTCGTCCGGTGCCCTGCCGGTCGACTACCTTACCCGGTCGGTTCCGCCTCGCCAAATCCGCCTCTCAGCGGATCCGGGGCACCGCCCGGTCCAGGTTCACATGGGACTCAACCCATCCGACCCGGTAGTCATTCCCGCGCTCCGGCCTGCAGGACTTTCGCCCTCTTTCGTCCGTTCCGCGCTGGCAGAGAGAAAGTTACGCGTCCACGGGTTTGATCGTCAAATCCGCAGCCGGCGTGCCGCGTCACATCATCAACGGCGAGCTATTTTCTCAGCTCACAGGCGTGTGAGTTGCGACGAACGCCGCTATCCGGGGGCCAGATGGCCCCGCCTAGAGAGTTGCAACGAGCTGGTCCACGCCGGCATTCCACCGTCGCCCCGCGCTCGCCGGGGGCAAGGCCCACCGACGGAGAGTGCAACGCCCACGGGGGCCTCGGCATTCCGCTGTCGCACCAGACCGGCCGCGGACGGAGGCCCGCCTGGGCACCGCCCGGCCGCCGGCGTCGACCGCAGCCGCGGGGTCTCAGGCGGTCGGGCGGTTCCCGCCGCGCCGGGCCGCGAGCCAGCCGCGGACGCCGAGCACCCCGACCGCGGTGCCGATCGCCAGCGACGCGCCGATCAGCAGGGCGTGCACCCAGAGGAAGCTGGTGGCGGCGCCCTCGCCGACTGTGCCGGTCGACCAGGAGCGCGGGTCGTTCCAGATGGCGACGGCGAACCTCGGCCAGATCACCCAGGTCCAGACCCCGACCCCGGTCAGAAAGAGCGACCAACCGCGCGACAGCACCATGGCTGGCCAGTATGCCAGCGGGCCGGCGTGGGCAGCTGCCATGTCCGAGATCCCGCCCCAGGTCAGAAGCGGCTTCCCGAGAGCGTACGGAAGGTGACGGAGTAGCGCAGGGCGGGCACCGGCGGGATGCTGTGCTGCCAGCTCGACCGGGCCGCCTCGGTCAGCACGTACCCGGACCGCGGCGCAAGCTCCAGCTCGTACACCCGGCGGTTCTCCCCGGTGCCGCGCTGGAAGCGCAACAGACAGGCGGAGCCCAGCGAGAGGCCGACGACGGTCGGCCCGAAGATGGGGGCGTCCCGATGCCAGCCGATGACGGAGTCCGGTGGGTACCGGGTGACCAGCGCCTGGGCGAGGGTCTCCGGGGCGAGGCCGGCGAGGGTGGCGCAGCGTTCCCGGACCCAGTGCAGCGCCACGGGCAGCGCTTCGGTCTCGGTGAGCTGAAAGACATCCCAGGAGCTTGAATGTCAAGCAGCGGCCTCGTTGAGGTGATGCGACCAGGCGGTCGCCTCGTCGTAGAGCGCGCCGGTTTTGAGGCATCCGTGCAGGATGCCGACGAGCCGGTTGGCGAGTTGCCGCAGCGCGGCGTTGTAGCTGGCGCCGCGGGCGCGTTGCCGGTCGTAGTAGGCGCGGGCGCCGGGCGAGGTGTTCAGCGACGCGAACGCTTGGGTCATCAGCGCGTCGATGAGCCGGTCGTTGTGCACGAACCGGGCAGCGACGGTGCGTTTCTTACCCGAGGCGCGGGTGATCGGGCTGGTGCCGGCGTAGTTCTTGCGGGCCTTGGCCGAGGTGTAGCGGTCGGCCGCGTCGCCGAACTCGGCGAGCACCCGGGCGCCGAGGATCGTGCCCAGTCCCGGTTGGGACAGGATGATCTCAGCGTCCGGGTGCTGGCCAAAATAGGCCTCGACCTGCCCTTGCAGGGCCTTGACCTGCTCGTTGAGCGTGCCCAGGACCGCGATCAGCGCCCGGACCGAGGCGGCGTAGGCGGCGGTGACCACGGCGGGCTGGCTGAGGTGCTCGGCGCGCAGGACGGCCTGAATCGCTGCGGCCTTGGCCGGGATGTCGCGGCGGCGGGCCCGTTTGAGGGCCGCGCTGATCTGGCTGATGCTCAGCCTCGCGGCGCTGGCCGGGTCCGGGGCCCTGGCCAGCAACTCAAGGGTGTCGGCGGCGTCGAGATCGTCAAACGCGGCCAACGCGGCAGGGAAGTACTCCCGCAACGCGTGCCGCAACCGCTGGCTGGCGCGGGTGCGTTCCCAGATCAGTGTCTTGTGCATCCGGGCGACCACCTTGACCGCCTCGGATCCGGCACTGTCACCGGCGACCCGGCGCAGTTGGTGGCCGTCGGTACGGACCATGTCGGCCAGCATGTGCGCGTCGGCGGCGTCGCTCTTGGCACCGGACACCCCGAGACGGTCACGGTAACGGGCCGCCTGCAACGGATTGACCGCCAACACGGTGTACCCCGCCGCGATCAACGCCTGCACCCACGGCCCTCGGTCGGTCTCGATCCCAATCGTGACCTGCCCGGCGCCGTCGGCGTCCTCGCCGAGCTGCGCGCCGATCATCGCGTGCAGTCGCGTGATCCCTGCGACGCCCTCGGGCAACCTGGCCCTGGCCAGGGTGCGCCCAGCCGCATCCATCAACTCAACGTCGTGATGGTCTTCGGCCCAGTCATCTCCCACGAACAGCACCGCGTCTCCCGCCTCCGATCGCAAACACGGTCAGTAGCCGGCAGGAGAACCATCAGCGACCTAATGAAGCAGTGCTCACGCCACAACCGGGCGGGCACGACATCCCATCAGCGATCAACTCTCCTCACCGACCGGCAGGGGCACGATCTTTCATCAGGACTCGACGTCCAGGAACAGCAAGTGCTCACCCGCCGGCGGCTACCTACCCACCAGGAGTTTGCCGGATGGCTCACTCCCAGAACTCATTAGGAGCCGTAGTCGTAGTCGAAGCCAAAGTGGCGGACCGTGCGCCGGGCGATCTGCCCGTGCATCCGGACCTCGCGAAAGTCGAGCGCCCCGAGCGCGGTCAGCAGCGACCGCTCCTCGTCGTCGTCCACCAGCTCCGGCTGGTACGTGAGCCCGGCCGGCCGCTCGTGGACCCCACGCATCCGACCCACCACCCGACCGTAACGGCCCAGCCTGCCGTCCATCGGGCGGAACCGCCGGCCGGGTCTGCGGTGGTGTTTCCGCCATTCCTCGGGCGGGCACTGTTTCCGCAGCCGACGACACCGGAGGTGGCCATGCAGCCGTTCAATCCGTGGATCTGGCGGGATCCGTCCGCGCTGGCCGGCGGGTACGACCAGACGACCCCGACCGAGGTGCCGCGGCAGCGAACGGAGGGTTCGGCCGACGGGCCGGACGCCCCCGGCCCGGGCACCCCGATCGACCTCACCGGATACCGGGTCGAGGCGACGGACGGGCGGATCGGGTCGGTCGACGAGGCGAGCGCCGACGCCCGCTACCTGGTGGTGGACACCGGCCCGTGGATCTTCGGCCGGAAGGTGCTGCTGCCGGTCGGCACGGTGGCCCGGGTCGATCACCTGGACCGCATGGTGCACGTCGACCGCACCCGCGACCAGGTGAAGAACTCGCCGGCCTCCGACCCCGAGCACTTCGAGCGGCCTGACTACCGGCAGCAGGTCGGCAGCTACTACGAGGAGAGCTACCGCCAGGGCTGACCAGGAACGGGCCGAACGGTTACCGTGGAGCCATGGTCCGGCCAACCACCATCACGCCGGAGACCGTCGACGGTCTCCCGACGGGTGGCGTGCCGGTTCTCCCGGTCCGCGTCTACGACGGTCGGGAGCAGGTTCTCGACGTACTCCGTGCCGGTGGGTTGCGGTTCCGCGCCGGCGGGCGATGGCGGCGCGTGCTCTGACGAGCATCCTCCGCTGACCCGTGGGCGATCACGCCCCGGGTCGCTCGCGCGCCGCGCGTCTCTCACCGTTCTCCTCGGCACGAAAGGCGTACCACCATGTCCGCACCACGGATGCTCACCGGCGACCGCCCGACCGGGCGGCTGCACCTCGGCCACTACGTCGGCAGCATCGCCAACCGGGTGAAGCTGCACCAGCGGTACGAGAGCTTCTTCATCATCGCCGACCTGCACATGCTCACCACGAAGAACACCCGCGAGGACATCGAGCAGGTTTCCCGAAACGCCCGCGAGATGGTCACCGACATCCTGGCCGCCGGCGTCGACCCCGCCCGGGCCACCTTCTACCTGCAGTCGGCCATCCCGGAGGTCGGCGACCTCAACACCCTCTTCCAGAACCTGGTGACCGTGCCCCGGCTGGAGCGGGTCCCGTCGATCAAGGACATGGCCCGGGACGCCGGCAAGGAGGAGATCCCGTACGGGCTGCTCGGCTATCCCGTGCTCCAGGCCGCCGACATCCTCTCCGTGAAGGGGCAGGTCGTCCCGGTGGGGAAGGACAACGCGGCGCACGTGGAGGTGACCCGGGAGATCGCCCGGCGGTTCAACCACCTCTACGGCGAGGTCTTCCCCGTACCCGAGCTGATCTCCTCGGAGACGCCCACCCTGGTCGGCACGGACGGCCAGGGAAAGATGAACAAGAGCCGGGGCAACGCGATCGCCCTCTCGGACGACCCAGCGGCCGTGCGCCGCAAGGTGATGGGGATGTACACCGACCCGAACCGGGTCCGGGCCGACGTGCCCGGGACGGTCGAGGGAAACCCGGTCTTCGCCTACCACGACGTGTTCAACCCGGACCGGGGGCAGGTCGAGGAGCTCAAGGCGCGCTACCGCGCCGGCCGGGTCGGTGACGTCGAGGTCAAGGAGAAGCTGGCGGTGGCGCTCAACCGGTTCCTCGACCCGATCCGGGAGCGCCGGGCCCGGTTCGAGGCGGACAGCGGCCTGGTCGACCAGTTGATCGTCGAGGGCACCGAGCGGACCCGGGCCGAGGTGCGCCGAACCCTGGTCGAGGTCCGCCGGGCGATGGGCCTGACCAGCGCGTACAGCCAGGTCCGGCGGAGGGCCGAGCGACACCGCAAGGCCGTCGCCACACCGGCCTGACCTTTTGGGTACGCCGGGAAGCCGGCCTCGGGAACGGCCTTGCGCCGCCCCCGGGCCGGCCGGTTAGGCTGCCGACATGACCAGCTCCCGCGCCTCCGTGCCGACGTCCTCCGACGTGTCGGTCGCGCGACGCCGGCGATCCTCGGCTCGTACCCGAGCCACCGTCGACCGCCTGAGCTGACCCACCCTCTGCGACCGGCGGATCGAGCCGCCGGTCCCCGCCGATCGTTTCTCGGTCCGTCCGCATTCCCCGTCCGGAGATCCGCGTGACCGCGGATCCGAGCGAGATCGGCGTACCCATGGATCTGGAGAAGTTGCTGACCGACCGGCTGGCGCCGGCGTTCTCGACGGTGGCCGGCGTTCCGGTCGACCCGGTCGTGCGGCGCTCGCAGCGCGCGGACTTCCAGTCCGACGCGGCGCTGGCGCTGGCCCGGCGGATCGGCCGCCCGCCGCGGGCCATCGCCACCGAGGTGCTGGAACGCGCGCAGGTCGCCGACCTCTGCTCCGCGACGGAGGTTTCCGGGCCCGGGTTCATCAACCTGACCGTGGCCGAGCGGGCCCTCGGCGGGCTGGTCTCCGCGCTGGCCACCGACCCACGGCTCGGCGTGCCGGTCAGCGCCCACCCGGAGACGGTGGTCGTCGACTACTCGGCGCCGAACGTGGCCAAGGAGATGCACGTCGGGCACCTGCCTTCGACGGTGATCGGCGACGCGGCGGCACGGCTGCTGGAGTGGCTCGGGCACCGGGTGGTGCGGGCGAACCACCTGGGCGACTGGGGCACGCCGTTCGGCATGCTGATCGAGCACCTGGCCGACGTTGGCGAGGCCGAGGCGGCGCAGGAGCTGTCCATGGGCGACCTCGACTCCTTCTACAAGGCGGCCCGGACGAAGTTCGACGCCGACGAGGCGTTCCGGGAGCGGTCCCGGCTGCGGGTGGTGGCGTTGCAGGGCGGCGACGAGCGGACGCTGCGGCTGTGGCGGCTGCTCGTGGAGCGGTCCGAGCGCTACTTCCTGGCGGTCTACGACCTGCTCGACGTGACGCTGACCGGCCGGGACTTCCACGGCGAGAGCAGCTACAACGACCTGCTCGGGCCGGTGGTGGCGGAGCTGGACCGGCTCGGGCTGCTCCGGGAGAGCGACGGCGCGTCGTGCGTCTTCCCGCCCAACTCCGTGGGCCGGGACGGGGAGCCGCTGCCGCTGATCGTCCGCAAGTCCGACGGCGGGTACGGCTACCCGGCGACCGACCTGGCCGCGATCCGGCACCGGACCGGGGAACTGGGCGCAACCCGGCTGCTCTACGTCGTCGGCTCGCCGCAGCGGCGGCACTTCGAGATGGTGTACGCGGTGGCGGAGCTGGCCGGCTGGCTGGTCCCGCCGGCGCGCGCGGAACACGTCGGGTTCGGCTCGATCCTCGGCGCCGACGGGCGGATGCTGCGCAGCCGGGCCGGTGAGTCGGTGAAGCTGGTCGCGCTGCTCGACGAGGCGGTGGCCCGGGCCACGCAGCTCGCCCGGAGCAGGAACCCGGAGCTGGGCGAGGCGGAGGCGGCGGAGGTGGGCCGGGCGGTCGGCATCGGCGCCATCAAGTACGCCGACCTCTCCACGGACCGGCACCGGGACCACGTCCTGGACTGGGAGCGGATGCTGTCGCTGGACGGCAACACCGCGCCCTACCTTCAGTACGCGTACTCCCGGATCCGGTCGATCTTCCGCCGCGCCGGCGTGACGGCCCGGCCGGACGCGGGGATCTCGCTGGCCGAGCCGGCGGAGCGGGCGCTCGCCTTCGAGCTGGTCGGCTTCGGGGCGGTGGTCTCCGAGGTGGAGCGGAGCCTGGAGTTCCACCATCTGGCCGGCTACCTGCACCGGCTGGCCACCGCGTTCAGCGCCTTCTACGAGCGCTGTCCCGTGCTGCGCGCCGACGAGCCGGTGCGGGACAGCCGGCTGGTGCTCTGCGACCTGACCGCCCGGGTGCTACGCCAGGGTCTGCACCTGCTCGGCATCCGCACTCCGGAACGGATGTGAGGCGGTGCGTTCGCCGGTGCCGCAAATTCCTCCGGCAGGTCGGACAACCGATCGGCGGCGGTGCCGGTCTAGTACCGGTGAGAGCTGACGCCGGCAGAGGGAGCGGTCCGTGGGTGCGGACATCGAGACCGAACTGCAGTCCTTCGTCGAGGCGCGATACCTGCACCTGCGCCGAACCGCCTACCTGCTCTGCGGAGACTGGCACCGGGCCGAGGACCTGGTTCAGACCGCCCTCGCCCGGGTGGTCGTCGCAGCGCGCCGAGGGACGATCGACAGTCTCGACGCGTACGCCCGCACCGTCTTGGCCCGGGTGTACCTCGACGACCGGCGCCGCCTTCCCTGGTGGCGGGAGCGCTCACTGGCAGAGGCGGCGGAGCAACCGGAAGCCACCAGCGACCACGCACTGTCGCTGACGGTTCTGGGCGCGCTCCGGGCTCTGCCGCCACGGCAGCGCGCCGCGGTGGTGCTGCGCTACTGGGAGGACCGGAGCACGGAGGAGACGGCGGAGGTGCTCGGCGTCACCACGGGCACCGTCAAGAGCCAGTGCGCGAAGGCCCTGGCCACGCTCCGGGGATCACTGGCCGGCATCCGGCCGCAGCTATCGCTCAACGGAGGAGGCGAAAAGTGAGGGGAGAGCACGACATCAGAGGGCTGCTGGAGTTCGCGACCGCGGACGAGCCGCCACCCGGAGCGGGCCCGGCGAGCGTGTTCCGCCGTGCCCGGTCGATCCAGCGCCGGCGCAGGCTGGGAGTCGGCCTGGCGGGAGCAGCCATGCTCGGCGTGCTGTTGCTGGCGGGAGTCTCGCTCGCCGGCGTCGGCCAATCGTCCGAACGGGACGAGGTCTCCGTCCCGGCACCGGCGGCGCCCGGTCCGACAGCAACCACCGAAGGAGAACATCCTCGGGTCCCGGTGGCGGCGGCGGCGGTCCTCGAGACGTTGCGATCACTGCTGCCGCCGGGCACGCGGACCAGCGGCGCGGTGGCCGAGCAGGGCTTCGCGAGGCTGGTCATCACCGACGCGGGTGGTCGGACCACCCTGGAGGTGAACGTCCAGCCGGACTTCGCCGCAAGCGCGGGCAAAGCGACCGGTGCGTCCCTGCTCGACCGGTACGACTGTGCGAAGCGGGCGGACCCCGTCGGGACCCGGTGCGCGGCGGCCAGCCTGCTCGACGAGACCCGGGTGGTGTCTCTGGAGGGTGCCGGCGGTGAACCGGGCGCCAAGGGTGTCACGCGACGGCAGGTCGACATCCTCGCGCCCGACGGCGTGCGGATCGTGGTCACCGCCTGGAACGCCGTGGACCTCAAGAACGGCCCCGCCACCCGGCCGGCACCCGCACTGGACACCCGCCAACTGAAGGAGATCGCGATCAGCAGCCGGTGGCGTGCGGCGCCGCACGGTGGTACCGCCCCGGACGGCGGGGCCCGGAACGAGTGACTCGGCTGGATCGGACACTCCTATGAGGCCGAGCAATCAGCCCGAGTTGTCAATTGATCCACCCGTACACAGGGGCACCAATTTTTTTTACTGAGCGTGTCGGAGAAAATCGGATGCCCGACGCAGAGACCCGCGTTGACATCCGCAAATAAGTTCAACCGACCGCCAGACGCGTCCGATCGAAGCTACGCGCAGTGATTGAACGGTCGCAACTGTTTCCGGGCGCGTCGGACAGGGCAGCGAAGGGATTGGCGAACAGCTATGCTCGCGGATGGATTGATCCAGTGACCGGGAACGGCGCCGATCCCGGCCGCAGTTAGGAGGGTGGTCACGGCGGGCCGGCCGTGACCACCCCGTTGTCCTCACTCATCGACCAAAGGAGTGGACATGAGGACAGAGAGCAGATTACTCCATCGCCTGGCGACCGCATCTCGGGCGGGCTTCGCCGTCGCCCTGCTGGGTGCGGCCCTGGTGGCACTGCCGGCCAGCCCGGCCAGCGCGACCACCGCGAGCAGCAACTGCACCCCGGCGGCCTACGGTCCGATGTGCTACTACTACAAGTCGTACTACGGCGGGGCGCGAGCTGCCATCAACGGGTGGGTCAACGACCTCTACGCGTACGAGTTCAGCAACACCGGTACGGGCGCCTACCAGGACGTGGCGAACAACGCCGGGTCCGGTGTCAACGCCGACACGAGGTGCGTGGCCCGCATCTGGGAGCACGTCGCCCAGACCGGCCGGGTCAAGGATCTGAACTACAACGGCTACATCGGCGATCGCGATTCGACGCTGGACGAGTTGAACAACAATAACCGTTCACAAAGTTGGCGCGACTGCTTCTAGGAGCAGGCGGCCAGGAAAAGAATTGACGGGCTCGGGGGGCCCTCACGACAGCATCAGGGCCCCCCGGGCCTCCTGCCCGGCAATCCATTCGCCGCGCATGGGAAATTCGCCGCCGCATGCCGCGAGGGCGGCGCACAGCCAACGGCAGC
Proteins encoded:
- a CDS encoding SCO4848 family membrane protein, which gives rise to MAAAHAGPLAYWPAMVLSRGWSLFLTGVGVWTWVIWPRFAVAIWNDPRSWSTGTVGEGAATSFLWVHALLIGASLAIGTAVGVLGVRGWLAARRGGNRPTA
- a CDS encoding IS110 family transposase codes for the protein MLFVGDDWAEDHHDVELMDAAGRTLARARLPEGVAGITRLHAMIGAQLGEDADGAGQVTIGIETDRGPWVQALIAAGYTVLAVNPLQAARYRDRLGVSGAKSDAADAHMLADMVRTDGHQLRRVAGDSAGSEAVKVVARMHKTLIWERTRASQRLRHALREYFPAALAAFDDLDAADTLELLARAPDPASAARLSISQISAALKRARRRDIPAKAAAIQAVLRAEHLSQPAVVTAAYAASVRALIAVLGTLNEQVKALQGQVEAYFGQHPDAEIILSQPGLGTILGARVLAEFGDAADRYTSAKARKNYAGTSPITRASGKKRTVAARFVHNDRLIDALMTQAFASLNTSPGARAYYDRQRARGASYNAALRQLANRLVGILHGCLKTGALYDEATAWSHHLNEAAA
- a CDS encoding PRC-barrel domain-containing protein; its protein translation is MQPFNPWIWRDPSALAGGYDQTTPTEVPRQRTEGSADGPDAPGPGTPIDLTGYRVEATDGRIGSVDEASADARYLVVDTGPWIFGRKVLLPVGTVARVDHLDRMVHVDRTRDQVKNSPASDPEHFERPDYRQQVGSYYEESYRQG
- the trpS gene encoding tryptophan--tRNA ligase, whose amino-acid sequence is MSAPRMLTGDRPTGRLHLGHYVGSIANRVKLHQRYESFFIIADLHMLTTKNTREDIEQVSRNAREMVTDILAAGVDPARATFYLQSAIPEVGDLNTLFQNLVTVPRLERVPSIKDMARDAGKEEIPYGLLGYPVLQAADILSVKGQVVPVGKDNAAHVEVTREIARRFNHLYGEVFPVPELISSETPTLVGTDGQGKMNKSRGNAIALSDDPAAVRRKVMGMYTDPNRVRADVPGTVEGNPVFAYHDVFNPDRGQVEELKARYRAGRVGDVEVKEKLAVALNRFLDPIRERRARFEADSGLVDQLIVEGTERTRAEVRRTLVEVRRAMGLTSAYSQVRRRAERHRKAVATPA
- the argS gene encoding arginine--tRNA ligase, whose product is MDLEKLLTDRLAPAFSTVAGVPVDPVVRRSQRADFQSDAALALARRIGRPPRAIATEVLERAQVADLCSATEVSGPGFINLTVAERALGGLVSALATDPRLGVPVSAHPETVVVDYSAPNVAKEMHVGHLPSTVIGDAAARLLEWLGHRVVRANHLGDWGTPFGMLIEHLADVGEAEAAQELSMGDLDSFYKAARTKFDADEAFRERSRLRVVALQGGDERTLRLWRLLVERSERYFLAVYDLLDVTLTGRDFHGESSYNDLLGPVVAELDRLGLLRESDGASCVFPPNSVGRDGEPLPLIVRKSDGGYGYPATDLAAIRHRTGELGATRLLYVVGSPQRRHFEMVYAVAELAGWLVPPARAEHVGFGSILGADGRMLRSRAGESVKLVALLDEAVARATQLARSRNPELGEAEAAEVGRAVGIGAIKYADLSTDRHRDHVLDWERMLSLDGNTAPYLQYAYSRIRSIFRRAGVTARPDAGISLAEPAERALAFELVGFGAVVSEVERSLEFHHLAGYLHRLATAFSAFYERCPVLRADEPVRDSRLVLCDLTARVLRQGLHLLGIRTPERM
- a CDS encoding SigE family RNA polymerase sigma factor — translated: MGADIETELQSFVEARYLHLRRTAYLLCGDWHRAEDLVQTALARVVVAARRGTIDSLDAYARTVLARVYLDDRRRLPWWRERSLAEAAEQPEATSDHALSLTVLGALRALPPRQRAAVVLRYWEDRSTEETAEVLGVTTGTVKSQCAKALATLRGSLAGIRPQLSLNGGGEK